The proteins below are encoded in one region of Carettochelys insculpta isolate YL-2023 chromosome 14, ASM3395843v1, whole genome shotgun sequence:
- the LOC142020754 gene encoding protein phosphatase 1 regulatory subunit 3E-like has protein sequence MDKATSLHTSVPTPPPRLYLPRNFSCSACLYGSLAEHCKGDCSPEPHGEASPPPVVREAAAAGDKPQPSRGREPSVPPVPPSPTLRRRAKSLPTPGERGLQPALQQSPSRRKTVRFADSLGLELISVRHFCEADLPQVPLPARAADLLKTRKPPALGELEPVLFGPAPLLEPLFPPQPGASPGFAERVRQHKVKLEWVRVEPVGLRGAVRVLNLAYEKAVSVRYTLNRWVSCAEVAAAYMSPGPADGLTDRFSFHLPAAAAGGMLEFAVRYRVAGTEYWDNNEGLNYRLRGRSRTSPPQEPDGGGAWIHFI, from the coding sequence atGGATAAGGCGACGTCGCTTCACACCTCAgtgcccacccctcctcctcgaCTCTACCTGCCTCGGAACTTCAGCTGCAGCGCCTGCCTCTATGGCAGCCTGGCCGAGCACTGCAAGGGCGACTGCAGCCCGGAGCCCCACGGGGAGGCGTCTCCCCCGCCCGTGGTCCGAGAAGCGGCCGCCGCCGGGGACAAGCCCCAGCCCTCCCGCGGCCGGGAGCCCTCGGTGCCTCccgtcccccccagccccacgctgcGCCGGCGAGCCAAGTCGCTGCCCACGCCCGGCGAGCGCGGCCTGCAGCCCGCCCTGCAGCAGAGCCCGTCCCGCAGGAAGACGGTGCGCTTCGCCGACTCGCTGGGCCTGGAGCTCATCTCCGTGCGCCACTTTTGCGAGGCCGACCTGCCCCAGGTGCCGCTGCCGGCCCGCGCCGCCGACCTGCTCAAGACCAGGAAGCCGCCGGCGCTGGGCGAGCTGGAGCCGGTGCTGTTCGGCCCCGCGCCGCTGCTGGAGCCGCTCTTCCCGCCGCAGCCCGGCGCCAGCCCCGGCTTCGCGGAGCGGGTGCGGCAGCACAAGGTGAAGCTGGAGTGGGTGCGGGTCGAGCCCGTCGGCCTGCGCGGGGCCGTGCGCGTCCTCAACCTGGCCTACGAGAAGGCCGTGTCCGTGCGCTACACGCTCAACCGCTGGGTCAGCTGCGCCGAGGTGGCGGCCGCCTACATGTCGCCGGGCCCCGCCGACGGCCTGACCGACCGCTTCTCCTTCCACCTGCCGGCGGCGGCCGCGGGGGGCATGTTGGAGTTCGCCGTGCGCTACCGCGTGGCGGGCACCGAGTACTGGGACAACAACGAGGGGCTCAACTACCGGCTGCGGGGCCGCTCGCGCACCTCCCCGCCCCAGGAGCCCGACGGCGGCGGCGCCTGGATCCACTTCATTTGA